Proteins co-encoded in one Arachis hypogaea cultivar Tifrunner chromosome 13, arahy.Tifrunner.gnm2.J5K5, whole genome shotgun sequence genomic window:
- the LOC112737275 gene encoding uncharacterized protein, whose amino-acid sequence MKPQNGGVSRVQKGNHSTQVEGPNWILIAAGALLSTLSVRLGYKLKQALDSKPKQNSASVPKGNGKPFNIRKSPNCFMQSNGYSHAQDNHGCFSCNSGTGSHMELKCPPNGQTLSESDGALPLVTVPATEYNKENGVMWACSPDRLELPSKPFHHSNCSDSPCVSESGSDIFSKREVIQKLRQQLKRRDDMILEMQDQIAELQSSLNAQLGLSSHLQMQLESANRELFDSEREIQRLRKAIADHCVGRVPHDKSSTVAAWPAEARNGHANGHLDGENNLESPEKTRDDEERIEMLRKQVGELKEVIEGKEFLLQSYKEQKAELSLKIRELQHRLDSQLPNIL is encoded by the exons atgaaaccGCAGAACGGTGGGGTGTCTAGAGTTCAAAAAGGAAATCATTCTACTCAAGTTGAAGGGCCTAATTGGATTCTTATTGCTGCCGGTGCTTTGTTGAGTACATTATCTGTTCGCCTTGGTTACAAATTGAAACAGGCACTTGACTCAAAGCCAAAGCAGAATTCAGCTAGTGTTCCAAAAG GAAATGGAAAACCTTTCAACATAAGGAAATCCCCAAATTGCTTTATGCAGTCTAATGGATATTCCCATGCACAAGATAATCATGGCTGCTTCAGCTGCAATTCAG GAACTGGAAGTCATATGGAACTTAAGTGCCCACCAAACGGCCAGACATTGAGTGAATCTGATGGTGCCCTCCCTTTGGTGACTGTTCCTGCTACTGAATATAACAAGGAAAATGGTGTCATGTGGGCATGCTCTCCTGACCGTCTTGAATTGCCTTCGAAGCCATTCCACCATTCAAACTGCTCAGATTCTCCATGTGTATCTGAATCTGGGTCCGATATTTTTAGCAAGCGGGAAGTCATACAGAAACTGAGGCAACAATTGAAGAGAAGAGATGATATGATCCTAGAGATGCAAGATCAAATAGCTGAATTGCAAAGCTCACTCAATGCTCAGCTCGGACTATCTTCTCATTTGCAAATGCAGCTTGAATCTGCAAACAGAGAGTTATTTGACTCGGAGAGAGAGATCCAACGTCTGAGGAAAGCAATCGCTGATCACTGTGTTGGACGTGTTCCACACGATAAATCTTCCACCGTCGCTGCCTGGCCAGCTGAGGCTAGAAATGGCCATGCAAATGGCCATCTAGATGGGGAGAATAATTTGGAGTCCCCTGAGAAAACAAGGGATGACGAGGAGAGAATCGAGATGCTTAGAAAGCAAGTAGGAGAGTTGAAAGAGGTAATTGAAGGGAAAGAATTCTTGCTCCAGAGCTACAAGGAACAAAAGGCAGAGTTGTCTCTGAAAATCAGGGAATTGCAACATAGATTGGATTCTCAGCTGCCTAACATTTTGTAG